AGCCTCCCCGGATAACGTCGGTCGCCGTGAGCGGATGCGTGTTTATGGCGGGTCGGTGAATTGCTGGGTTGACGGAGTCGTCACGTGGGCGCGAAACGAGCATCTCAAATCGGTATGGTATTTAAGACCGCCCGTAGGACCCTGGGGTGACGCCATGGATGATTTGAGAAGTGCCCTCAAGGCCCAGGGAATCAAAGTCTTCGAATACCGTCGCCGATGGGATTCCCTGCATTGGCCACATGCAACGGCCGGTTACTTCCGGTTCAAAGATGGGTTGCAAGACCGCTTGAATCGTCTCTTGGGCTGAGAAAAATCCGGCTCAACTAATCGTTCGTAATTGGATCGAATCGATCACCTTGCTCCCGGCGAGCACATTGGAGACAACAACCATGTTGTCACGGGTTTCAACCCAGCCCCGGCTTTTCAGTCGCGAAAAGGCATTTTGAATTGTCACTTCGGGCTCTTCATCGAAATTCATGAAGAACGGTTCGATTCCCCAGTAAATTAACAAATTCTGGAATACGTCTTCATCATCCGTGAAAGCGTAAATGGGAGATTTTCTTGGGCGAAGGGCACTCAAAACACGTGCCAGAAAACCGCTGCGCGTGAAGACGACAATCCCCGAATTGGTCAATTCATCGCTCAATAACATGGCTGACTTCACGAGCAATGCCTTGGGCGTTTTCAAGGGAAGAGAATCATTGTTCTTACGCTCAGCTTGTGCTTCCACCGAGAAAATGATCCGGTTCATGACATCCACGCATTCCACAGGATACTTTCCCACCGTTGTTTCACCGGAGAGCATCACGCAATCGGCCTGCTCATAGACGGCGTTCGAGATGTCCGTGATCTCGGCACGCGTCGGGAGCGGGTTGGTGATCATTGATTCTAGCATGTGCGTTGCGACAATGGCTGGTTTGCCCATTCGCTGACAGGCGTAGACCGCCCTGCGCTGGACAACGGGAAGCGTCTCAAACGGGATTTCAATGCCGAGGTCTCCCCGCGCAACCATCAGGCCGTCGGATGCCTTGATGATATCCTCGAGGTTTGAAATAGCTGACTGGTCCTCGATTTTGGCGATAATGTGGGCCTTTGATCCTCTTGTTTCAATGTAGCGGCGGAGAATGTCCAGATCGTCCGGACTGCGGACAAAACTAAGGGCGAAAAAATCAATTCCATTCTCAATGCCGACATCGATGTCCCCGCGGTCCTTGTCGGTCAATGCGGGAAGGCGTACATGGACTCCCGGCAGGTTGATGTGCCGACGGCTGCCCAGTTCCCCGCCGATCCGGACCGAGCAACGGACCCGTTCATCCGTCACCTCGAGCACACGCATTCGCAGTAACCCGCTGTCGACGAGAATTGTGTCCCCGACCTTTACGTCTTCTTTCAAGGAGGGGTAGTTTATTCGAACCCCCCGGATGCCTTCGCTCACGGGTTCCTGATCGCGATCAAGGAGAAAATCAAAGGTTTCGTCCCGTTCCAACTGGAAGGGTTCATCGAGGGGTCCGGTGCGGATTTCCGGCCCCTTGACATCCATCATCAGGGCGACTTTCCGCCCTACGACCTTACAGGCGGAACGAACGTTTTCAATGGCTTGACGGGTCCATTCATGATCTGCATGGGCCATGTTGAGACGACAGACATCCACGCCCGCACTTAACATGCGGGCGAGCATTTCCGGACTGTTCGTGGCCGGCCCGATCGTGAAAATAATCTTTGTGTGCCGATAGTGGGAGGGATTCATTCGGGGCAGTCTTTTGAAAATGAACAGACTCGACAATGGGAAAATGCGACTATTTCTCCCGGAAAAATTGCCTCTGCCGGACGTTCCCGGCCGGGCTTTGGCGTTGACAGGATCCAGCCGGGGAGCACATTCAGAGACACCTCGAGGATTGCATGGGTGTTAACGGAAATCAGATGAATGGATTGGCAAATGTTCCCTCTTGCCGAGTTCTGGTACTGAACCGAAACTGGCAGGCGGTTAATATTGTCGGGGTGCGCCGGGCCTTTGGGCTCCTTTGTCAGGACCATGCCCGGGTTATCAATACCCTCAGTGGGGATTTTGCCCCCTTGGATGCGGCCGAGTGGATTGCCTATTCCATGGAGCATGGACCACACAAGGAGGATGAGGTGATTCATACGGTGCGGATGAAAATCCTGATCCCGAAAGTTCTTCTGCTCAGGTCATTTGACCGTTTGCCGATTACGGAAATCAAATTTAACCGGGAGAACGTCTTTATCCGGGACAATTACACCTGCCAGTATACGGGGAAACGCTGTCGGGCGGCCGACCTGACCCTGGATCATGTCATCCCGCGGGAGCGTGGAGGAAAAACAAGCTGGGAGAACATTGTCACCTGCCGGCGCGATATCAATTCCCTGAAGGCAAACCAGCTTCCCCATGAGGCCGGTCTGCGGCTGATCCGGAAACCTATCAAGCCGAAATGGCGTCCGTTTTCGGCTGTCGCCGCATCCTCCGAGATCGAACAGGAATGGCGTCACTTCCTTCCGGTCGGGGAGCGAAGCGCTTCCTAGGAATTTCTCATCCGGCAAGTGGAAGGAGCAGCTTCATTGTGGTTCCCTCCGGGCCGCTTTCTTCAACGGTTACAGATCCTTTGTGCGATTTGAGGATCCTCTTGACAATGGACAGGCCCAGTCCGGTCCCGTCGGGGCGACCGGTCAGGAATGAATCAAAAATCGAGTCCTGGATGGCTGGATCGATGCCGGATCCGTTATCGCGGATTCGAACGACAGCCCAGTTCTGCCCGTTTGCCTGCTCAGATGTAGCGGAAATATCGATACTTCCGCCCTTGGGCAGGGCTTGTGCGGCATTCAGAATGAGGTTTAGAAGCGCCTGCTGTATCTGGCCCTTGTTGACGTCAACCTTCAGGGGTGAACTGGTCTCGCAGGCATAGGAAACATTGACTTTTCCCTGGCGCAACTTGAGACGGACCAGGTGAAGGGTATCTTCGATCAACTTGGGCAGTTCATATCGTGAATGCATTTCCTGTCGGGATTTACCAAAGCTGAGTACCCTCGAGACAATGACTTCCAACTGCTCCAGCTTTTCATGAATAATCGCCACATCCTTCTGGCGCGGATCGCCTTCCTCAAACTCAAGGGTGAGGGATTCAAAGAGCAATTGAATGACCGTCAGGGGATTCCGGATCTCATGGGCAATTTCCGAGGAAAGCAGGCCAAGGGTGGTGAGCTTCTCCGAACGGCGCAGCTTCTCCTCGCTTTGAAAGACTCGCTGATACAACTGGGCATTGAGGATGGCGGCAGCGCTCAAGTTGGCCAGCGTCTCAAAAATCCTTTTTTCCCCATCATTAAAGCGATGGGGATGATCCGTATAGATATTCAGTACCCCGATAACCTCATCTTCAAACTGGATCGGGCAGGAGAGCATTGAAGCAAGGTGGTATTCTGCGATCAGTTCCCGGAAGTGGTTTTCTTCAATCCGTGGGAGATCCATGATCTCAATTGTCTTGCGGCGGCTGAAAGCTGTTCCGATTGAAGATTGTTCGAGGAAGATGGTTTCGGTGTAATCGAGAGGTCCCTCCGGCCCGCTCGATGCCTTCAGTGAGAGCTGTCGCTCGTCTCCTTCGCGCAGGAAGATTGCGCTGAGCGTGCAGGGGGAAATCTCCTTTGAGCGGGAGGTGATAATTCCGAGGATTTCGTCAAGCTGGCGCTTGTTGACAACGCTCTGGGCGATATCAATCAAGACTTCAAGGTGGTCGGCGGTTTGCCTGAGTTGCTGGATCAGCCAGAGTCGGCTTAATCCTCGTGTGGCCTCCGCGGCCAGCAAGGTGAGAATTTTGACATGTTGTTCGGAGAAGGCGTTTTTCTGGAAGCTGTCGATATTGACAACGCCGAGGATCATCCCGGTTTCTGTACGCATGGGAACCGCCAGCTCGGAACGGATTCTCTTATCAATCTCAATATAACGCGCGTCCTTCCGGACATCCCCGATGTTCACGGGGCGCCCGTGCAGGGCAACCCATCCGGTCACCCCGGCACCGACTTTCAAGACCGTTTCCGTGACATCCTTTGGAAAGCCCCTGTAGGCTTCCACTTCCAGCGAATTTTTGTCCGGATTAATGATTTCTATGGAGGCCGTTTCCGAGGGGAGGACGTGCATGATTTCGTCGATGATGATCTCCAGGGCTTCACTCAGGTCCTCAGTCGTGCTGACGATACTGGAAATGCGGTAGAGGGCATCTATGGCGAGCTGCTCGGATTGGTCCTTCATGGGTCTGTCATTTTGCCGATGACTTCGGGTTAGCATGTCTCAGTCGGGACACTTTCCAATCCTAAACTCGAGCATCAAACAATCCCTTGGAGACGATTATTCGCCCGAAGTGGGATTTCTTTCCAAGAGAACGGCAAGGAGGGCTTCCTTGAGTTCAACCAGATCCTGCGAATTTTCCATGTCGCCTGCCTGTGAACTGGGCTCAATGTAGAAGGTGTCCACCGCGACGCGGCGCTCCGTGGAGATCCTTGCAAAGGTGATATCAAATCCCTTTTTGGAAATAGTCCGGGTCACCTCGTAGAGCAGTCCGATGTCGTCATTGGTTTCCACCTCAATGATCGTCCGCTTCAAGGACAGTTCATGGTAGACATCAACCCGTACCGGAATGGTCGCTGGAAGCGTGGTGTCGTTACGGACATAGCTGGGACGGCTCTGGCTCTCGACCCGTTCCCGGATAAGCGGCTGAAGGCTTTTGCCCTGAATGAGAGCTTCCTCAACATGCTTCTGGAACACGGCCAAGGCATTCTGGTCGGTCACCAATCCACCTTTTGGATCACTGACATAAAATGTATCAATCGTAATATGATCTGCCCGTGAGAGGGCCTTCGAACTGACGATGGAGAGTCCGGCAAGCGTGAACGCGCCGGCCAGCTTGTAGAACAGTCCAGCCCGGTCCCACGTGACGATATGAACAACGGAAAGTCCGAGGTTGTGGTCGTCTTCCCATTCAACAACCGGCACCAGCGAGCCCACTGAATCCGCTTCTGAGATATTTTCCAGAAGCTGGTGGATCATCTTCAGGTGTAGCAGGACTTCCTTTTCACTGTGGTAGGAAAAGTACCTGTCCGGAAGCAAGTTGAAGTGCGCTTCAACTTCCTCTTCCGACAGGCCATCGACTTTATTGAGGATATGGGACTGTGAAATCATGGGCAGGGCAGGCGGAGTAACAGACGGCGATTGGAAATGGCCGAGGGCCAATTTGAACAGCTGCGTGTGAAGGGTGTCCTTGAAGCTGTTCCAGAGTCCCCGCTTAGTCCCGCGGGCATCACAAAATGTGAGCGCGTAAAGGTAGCGCAGTTGCTCTGCGTTACCCACGAGGGAACAGAAAATCTGGATAGTTTGAGGATCATCCAAATCATACCTCTGCCAGATTCGTGCCATTTCCAGATGATTCTTGATTTGGAATAGAATTTTCTCTCTGGCCTTTTCCACAACCCCAAGTCGCACAAGAATTGGCATGGCCATTTCGGCACCGATATTGGCGTGGTCATCAATTGCCTTTGACTTACCGATATCGTGAAGCAGGAGGATTAAATACAGCAGACCTGGCAATTCGGTATCTTCGAGGGCCTGACGATAACGGCGTGTAAGGTCAGGCTCTTCCCCCGAGAAAACCCGATCCAGTTCCCGGATTGTCTTGAGAACGTGTTCATCCGCCGTGTAACGATGGTAATATTCATGCTGAACCAGGCAATGGAGTCCGGCCCATTCCGGCATGAACCGGGGGAGCACGCCGGTCGAATTCATCAGCTTGAGGATCGGGTAGACTTCTCCTTTTGCCTGAAGAATCGCCCGAAAGGAGCGGTTGGCTTCTTCTGACTCGATGACGGACTTGTCGATCAGGTCGAGATTTTCCTCGACCAATCGCTCAAGATCAAAATCGGGCTCAAGGCCCCTTGCTTGAAGGTGCCTGAAAACGCGGATCAAACGAATTGGATCCTGTTTGAAGGTCTTCGGCGATTCAGCCAGCAAAAGCTTGTCTTCCGTTTCAAAACCATCGAAGCGTTCGGTTTTCCCCAGACGCCTCGACTGCAAGACTGATTGGAAGCTAATACTGGTCTGGGCATTCAGGGACAGGCGCTTTTCAAGATACTCCGACAGGTGGAAAATTTTGTAGGCAGCCTTGTAGTAGTCACGCATGAAGGTTTCCACCCGGTTGAAAATGAGACGTTGGCGGTAACCAATGGCCCATGCCACCTTTGGCTGTTTTTCAAGGTCGAGCAGGTCACTTGCGCGCTGGCATTGAAGGTGCAGCTCGTTACGGACCCGCAACAGGAAATCGTAGGCCTTCTCCAGCTCGTCGTGTTCCTTTTTCCTGAGCAGTTTCAGTTTGACCAGTTTGGCAAGGGTCCGACCGTCATATTGAAGCCGAGCCATCCAGAGGATATTCTGGTAGTCCCGTAATCCACCCACACCGTTCTTGATATCGGGCTCCTGCAGGAAGACGGAATTCCCGTGTTTGCTCCGGCGGGCAGTCTGGTCCTTGAGGCGATCTTTAAGGTAGGCAAGGACGTTGTCCTTCCGGATGAAGCGATCGTATTCGCTGGAGAACTTTGCATGCAACTTGTCTGACCCGCAGATCAGCCGGGACTCCAGCATGGCGTTCTTGCTTTGTTCATCGCCTTCCGCCTCGATGAGCGCTTCCTTGATCGTCCGGGTGCTGTGCCCGACCTTCAAGTTGAGGTCCCACAACATATACAGGATGGAATCATTGATAATCCTCTGCATTTCGGGGAATTTCGGCGAGCGGACCCGGGCGGGATAGAGAAACATGAGATCAATATCACTGAACGGGCACAGTTCAGTGCGCCCATATCCCCCGAGGGCCAGAAGGGAAACCTCCGCGCAGAGTTCGCCCCCCTGCCGGGACCGTACCTCCTCACAGGCCAGCTCGTAAAGCAGGCCGATCATGACATCCATGGCGATGGAACGGCAGTGAACAACCCGAAGACCGCTTCCTCCACTTCGGTGGTAGCGGTTGATCCAGTCGTTGGAACGCGTCAAGAATTCACGGAATCGAGCCAGCCGCTCCCCCGAATTAACCTCCTTTTCGGTTAACTTCAGGCGCTTTGCCAGCTGGCTCATCTTCTCATGAAACTTCTCAGGTTTTGGCAGAGTCCGGGCCACGAGTGAGGACTATGCCCAGCTTGAAACGGAATGCAAGTAGAGGCTACAACTGGATAATTTTAAATTTAGGTTTGAAACCCAAGATACTTTGGAGGATATGTAAAGGAGATGAAATTAAGCCTCAAGGTCGAATATGCCTGCCAAGTCCTGGCACAGCTCGGGTATACTGTTAATACTCCCGAGCTCCCGCATATTGAGGACCTGGCAAAAGCTGAGGGAATCCCATCGAATTACCTGGTTCAGATTCTGAACGAGTTAAGGACGGCTGGCCTGATCAACTCCCGGCGTGGCAAGCAGGGGGGGTACGCCCTTGCGCGACCTCCTGCGGAGATCACGCTTCATGACATCATGCAGGCGGTGGAGGGTAATATTCTTGCCCACAGTCAACCGGGAACAGGTCAATCTTCCCCACGGATGTCAGCAGTCTGGAGCGAAGTGGCGGAAAAATTCGAATTGATCCTGAAAAGCTACACCGTGGAGCAGGTCATGTCCCGTGGCTCCGAGGAAATGTGGTATATTTGACGCTGGCGACTGAGCCGTCAGCTTCCGGGAACATCCAAGGGCTGAATTGCAGTCAAAAGGAATGCCTGTTCGGCGGCTATCTCTTTCCAGTATTCATAGCGCCCTGAGGCACCACTGTGGCCCGTGTCCAGATTTGTTTTCAGCAGGATCGGGTTTTTACCCTTCTGGTTTTTCCGCAGTTTGGCGACCCATTTGGCAGCCTCCCAATAGGGAACGCGTGGATCATTAAAACCGGCAGTGGCCAGCAGGGCGGGGTATTCGGTCTCGCGAATATTATCGTAGGGAGAGTAGGCGAGGAGCCGCCTGAAGACTTCTGGTTCCTGAGGATTTCCCCACTCCTCGTATTCGATGGTCGTCAGGGGCAGGCTTGGATCCAACATGGTGGTGACCACATCAACAAAAGGTACTGTGGCCACGGCCGCCTTGAATAGTTCTGGCCGCATATTTATCGCGGCACCGACCAGGAGGCCCCCGGCGCTTCCTCCTTCGATGAGGATTTTCCCAGCCTTGGAATAGCCCTTTTCAATCAGGCAATCGGCGCAGGCAATGAAATCACGAAAGGAATTCTCCTTTTTTTCCAGTTTTCCATCCTGATACCAGCTTTCGCCAAGGAGGCCGCCGCCGCGAACATGTGCGATGGCGACCACGAACCCACGCTCAAGCCATGTCAGCCAGGATGTACGAAACCCACATTCGACCGTCTCCCCGTAAGCCCCGTAGGCATGGATGTAAAGAGGGTGGGATCCATCCATCCCGAGCGCCTTTAAGTGGACCACCGTGACGGGAATCCTGACCCCATCTTCACCCGTGGCGTTAATCCGGTATGTGGTATACCGTTCCGGATCATGTCCGGAGGGAACCTTGGCCTCACGCAGGAGCTTGCTCTGGCGTGTTTTCAAGTTGTAACGAAATGTTGAGGACGGACGGATCGGAGAGCTGACGGTGAAATTGAAGAAGTTGGTGTCGTATTCAGCGTTGATTGACTCCTGCAGGTCGTAGACCGGGTCCGGCATTTCGATAAAGTGTTCGGGCTCCCCCCGGAGTGACTTAACGCGAATCCGGTCGAGTCCCCCCGTCTGTTCGAAGAGGAGGAGGAAATCCTTGAGGACAAGAAGATCATTGAGCCGGACCTTGTCGCTCGGGGGAACCATCACCTCGGCAGTTTGGAGACCCGTTTCATTTACTGGAAGGCGGAGGAGCTTGAAATCAGGTGCATCCTCATTTGTACGAATCAACCAGTGTCCTTCGTGATGATCGACTGAATATTGTATGGAAGGACGCCTGGGAAAGAGAATCTGGAATTTGCCCTTGGCGATGTGTGCCTCCATGAAGTGGATTTCCGAGGTCTCCTTGCTTTCACTGACGGCAAACAGGAACTGGCTGTCCTGGCTCTTGTAGATGCTGGCATAGTAGAGCGGGTCAGCTTCGGTGTATACCAATTCCGCATCTCCAGGGTTGGTTCCTACGCGATGGCGGTAGATGCGATCCGGCCGGCGGGTCTCGTCTTCCATGACAAAATAAAAATTCTTCCCGGAGGCATCCCATTCGCCTTCGGCGCACGTATTCTCAATCCGGCCGGGGAGATCTTCGCCTGTGGCAAGGTTTCTGAAGCGCAGGATGTAGCTTTCCTCTCCGGCAGTATCAATCGAGTAGGCGAGAATATTCCCATCCGGGCTTATATCGAGAAGGCCCAGATCGAAATACGCCTCTCCCCGGGACTCTTCATTGGCATCAAAGTAGAGTTCCCAATCGCCCTTAATCAATCTTTGCTTCCTGTAATATGCCCGGTATTCCTGACCCTTCCTGATTCGCGACTGGTAAAAGTAGTCCCCTTTTGGATACACGGCTGAACAGTTGGACTGCTCAATCCTCCCGATCAAGTCCTGGTAAATTTCATCCCGCAAATTCCCGGTACGGGCAAACCAGTTTTCCGTATGGGTGTTCTCGGCTTTGAGGTGGGCAAGGACATTCGGGTTTTCGCGCTCGCGCAACCAATGCCACGGGTCTACCCGGGTGACGCCGTGATGCTGGTGCTTGACCGGTAGCTCCGGTGCAACCGATCT
This region of Oceanipulchritudo coccoides genomic DNA includes:
- a CDS encoding GAF domain-containing protein, with the protein product MKDQSEQLAIDALYRISSIVSTTEDLSEALEIIIDEIMHVLPSETASIEIINPDKNSLEVEAYRGFPKDVTETVLKVGAGVTGWVALHGRPVNIGDVRKDARYIEIDKRIRSELAVPMRTETGMILGVVNIDSFQKNAFSEQHVKILTLLAAEATRGLSRLWLIQQLRQTADHLEVLIDIAQSVVNKRQLDEILGIITSRSKEISPCTLSAIFLREGDERQLSLKASSGPEGPLDYTETIFLEQSSIGTAFSRRKTIEIMDLPRIEENHFRELIAEYHLASMLSCPIQFEDEVIGVLNIYTDHPHRFNDGEKRIFETLANLSAAAILNAQLYQRVFQSEEKLRRSEKLTTLGLLSSEIAHEIRNPLTVIQLLFESLTLEFEEGDPRQKDVAIIHEKLEQLEVIVSRVLSFGKSRQEMHSRYELPKLIEDTLHLVRLKLRQGKVNVSYACETSSPLKVDVNKGQIQQALLNLILNAAQALPKGGSIDISATSEQANGQNWAVVRIRDNGSGIDPAIQDSIFDSFLTGRPDGTGLGLSIVKRILKSHKGSVTVEESGPEGTTMKLLLPLAG
- the glnD gene encoding [protein-PII] uridylyltransferase; translated protein: MSQLAKRLKLTEKEVNSGERLARFREFLTRSNDWINRYHRSGGSGLRVVHCRSIAMDVMIGLLYELACEEVRSRQGGELCAEVSLLALGGYGRTELCPFSDIDLMFLYPARVRSPKFPEMQRIINDSILYMLWDLNLKVGHSTRTIKEALIEAEGDEQSKNAMLESRLICGSDKLHAKFSSEYDRFIRKDNVLAYLKDRLKDQTARRSKHGNSVFLQEPDIKNGVGGLRDYQNILWMARLQYDGRTLAKLVKLKLLRKKEHDELEKAYDFLLRVRNELHLQCQRASDLLDLEKQPKVAWAIGYRQRLIFNRVETFMRDYYKAAYKIFHLSEYLEKRLSLNAQTSISFQSVLQSRRLGKTERFDGFETEDKLLLAESPKTFKQDPIRLIRVFRHLQARGLEPDFDLERLVEENLDLIDKSVIESEEANRSFRAILQAKGEVYPILKLMNSTGVLPRFMPEWAGLHCLVQHEYYHRYTADEHVLKTIRELDRVFSGEEPDLTRRYRQALEDTELPGLLYLILLLHDIGKSKAIDDHANIGAEMAMPILVRLGVVEKAREKILFQIKNHLEMARIWQRYDLDDPQTIQIFCSLVGNAEQLRYLYALTFCDARGTKRGLWNSFKDTLHTQLFKLALGHFQSPSVTPPALPMISQSHILNKVDGLSEEEVEAHFNLLPDRYFSYHSEKEVLLHLKMIHQLLENISEADSVGSLVPVVEWEDDHNLGLSVVHIVTWDRAGLFYKLAGAFTLAGLSIVSSKALSRADHITIDTFYVSDPKGGLVTDQNALAVFQKHVEEALIQGKSLQPLIRERVESQSRPSYVRNDTTLPATIPVRVDVYHELSLKRTIIEVETNDDIGLLYEVTRTISKKGFDITFARISTERRVAVDTFYIEPSSQAGDMENSQDLVELKEALLAVLLERNPTSGE
- the pyk gene encoding pyruvate kinase — encoded protein: MNPSHYRHTKIIFTIGPATNSPEMLARMLSAGVDVCRLNMAHADHEWTRQAIENVRSACKVVGRKVALMMDVKGPEIRTGPLDEPFQLERDETFDFLLDRDQEPVSEGIRGVRINYPSLKEDVKVGDTILVDSGLLRMRVLEVTDERVRCSVRIGGELGSRRHINLPGVHVRLPALTDKDRGDIDVGIENGIDFFALSFVRSPDDLDILRRYIETRGSKAHIIAKIEDQSAISNLEDIIKASDGLMVARGDLGIEIPFETLPVVQRRAVYACQRMGKPAIVATHMLESMITNPLPTRAEITDISNAVYEQADCVMLSGETTVGKYPVECVDVMNRIIFSVEAQAERKNNDSLPLKTPKALLVKSAMLLSDELTNSGIVVFTRSGFLARVLSALRPRKSPIYAFTDDEDVFQNLLIYWGIEPFFMNFDEEPEVTIQNAFSRLKSRGWVETRDNMVVVSNVLAGSKVIDSIQLRTIS
- a CDS encoding S9 family peptidase, whose amino-acid sequence is MNEHLPHSIRSVAPELPVKHQHHGVTRVDPWHWLRERENPNVLAHLKAENTHTENWFARTGNLRDEIYQDLIGRIEQSNCSAVYPKGDYFYQSRIRKGQEYRAYYRKQRLIKGDWELYFDANEESRGEAYFDLGLLDISPDGNILAYSIDTAGEESYILRFRNLATGEDLPGRIENTCAEGEWDASGKNFYFVMEDETRRPDRIYRHRVGTNPGDAELVYTEADPLYYASIYKSQDSQFLFAVSESKETSEIHFMEAHIAKGKFQILFPRRPSIQYSVDHHEGHWLIRTNEDAPDFKLLRLPVNETGLQTAEVMVPPSDKVRLNDLLVLKDFLLLFEQTGGLDRIRVKSLRGEPEHFIEMPDPVYDLQESINAEYDTNFFNFTVSSPIRPSSTFRYNLKTRQSKLLREAKVPSGHDPERYTTYRINATGEDGVRIPVTVVHLKALGMDGSHPLYIHAYGAYGETVECGFRTSWLTWLERGFVVAIAHVRGGGLLGESWYQDGKLEKKENSFRDFIACADCLIEKGYSKAGKILIEGGSAGGLLVGAAINMRPELFKAAVATVPFVDVVTTMLDPSLPLTTIEYEEWGNPQEPEVFRRLLAYSPYDNIRETEYPALLATAGFNDPRVPYWEAAKWVAKLRKNQKGKNPILLKTNLDTGHSGASGRYEYWKEIAAEQAFLLTAIQPLDVPGS
- a CDS encoding HNH endonuclease; protein product: MNGLANVPSCRVLVLNRNWQAVNIVGVRRAFGLLCQDHARVINTLSGDFAPLDAAEWIAYSMEHGPHKEDEVIHTVRMKILIPKVLLLRSFDRLPITEIKFNRENVFIRDNYTCQYTGKRCRAADLTLDHVIPRERGGKTSWENIVTCRRDINSLKANQLPHEAGLRLIRKPIKPKWRPFSAVAASSEIEQEWRHFLPVGERSAS
- a CDS encoding RrF2 family transcriptional regulator, encoding MKLSLKVEYACQVLAQLGYTVNTPELPHIEDLAKAEGIPSNYLVQILNELRTAGLINSRRGKQGGYALARPPAEITLHDIMQAVEGNILAHSQPGTGQSSPRMSAVWSEVAEKFELILKSYTVEQVMSRGSEEMWYI